Proteins encoded by one window of Mustelus asterias unplaced genomic scaffold, sMusAst1.hap1.1 HAP1_SCAFFOLD_2523, whole genome shotgun sequence:
- the mettl5 gene encoding rRNA N(6)-adenosine-methyltransferase METTL5 isoform X1 codes for MGKLKELESLLQRVDVFEQPKLLLEQYPTSPHIAAHMLYTIHTTFDDIESKLIGDLGCGCGVLSIGAAKLDAGLCVGFDIDEGALDIFSKNAEEFELANVNMVQCDICSLGTGKLSKTFDTIIMNPPFGTKHNKGMDMTFLRIALDMARTAVYSLHKTSTRNHIQKKAEEWKIKMEVIAELKYDLPASYKFHKRKSIDIEVDFIRFSFK; via the exons ATGGGAAAGCTGAAAGAACTGGAGAGTTTACTGCAGCGAGTGGATGTGTTTGAACAGCCCAAACTGCTTCTCGAACAATACCCCACTAGCCCCCACATAGCAG CACATATGCTATATACAATACACACAACATTCGATGACATTGAGAGTAAGTTAATTGGAGATCTTGGATGTGGATGTGGAGTTCTGAGTATCGGAGCAGCTAAGCTAGATGCAGG ATTATGCGTGGGATTTGATATTGATGAAGGAGCACTTGACATATTTAGCAAAAATGCAGAGGAGTTTGAATTGGCCAATGTTAATATGGTTCAGTGTGATATCTGTTCTTTAGGGACTGGCAAATTATCAAAGACATTTGACACTATAATAATGAATCCACCATTTGGAACAAAGCACAATAAAG GTATGGACATGACATTCCTCAGAATTGCTTTAGATATGGCCAGAACAGCTGTGTATTCCCTGCACAAAACATCAACCAGAAAT CATATTCAGAAGAAGGCTGAAGAATGGAAGATAAAAATGGAAGTAATTGCTG AGCTGAAATATGACTTACCAGCATCATACAAATTCCATAAGAGGAAATCG ATTGACATTGAAGTGGACTTCATACGGTTTTCGTTCaaataa
- the mettl5 gene encoding rRNA N(6)-adenosine-methyltransferase METTL5 isoform X2, whose amino-acid sequence MGKLKELESLLQRVDVFEQPKLLLEQYPTSPHIAAHMLYTIHTTFDDIESKLIGDLGCGCGVLSIGAAKLDAGLCVGFDIDEGALDIFSKNAEEFELANVNMVQCDICSLGTGKLSKTFDTIIMNPPFGTKHNKGMDMTFLRIALDMARTAVYSLHKTSTRNHIQKKAEEWKIKMEVIAD is encoded by the exons ATGGGAAAGCTGAAAGAACTGGAGAGTTTACTGCAGCGAGTGGATGTGTTTGAACAGCCCAAACTGCTTCTCGAACAATACCCCACTAGCCCCCACATAGCAG CACATATGCTATATACAATACACACAACATTCGATGACATTGAGAGTAAGTTAATTGGAGATCTTGGATGTGGATGTGGAGTTCTGAGTATCGGAGCAGCTAAGCTAGATGCAGG ATTATGCGTGGGATTTGATATTGATGAAGGAGCACTTGACATATTTAGCAAAAATGCAGAGGAGTTTGAATTGGCCAATGTTAATATGGTTCAGTGTGATATCTGTTCTTTAGGGACTGGCAAATTATCAAAGACATTTGACACTATAATAATGAATCCACCATTTGGAACAAAGCACAATAAAG GTATGGACATGACATTCCTCAGAATTGCTTTAGATATGGCCAGAACAGCTGTGTATTCCCTGCACAAAACATCAACCAGAAAT CATATTCAGAAGAAGGCTGAAGAATGGAAGATAAAAATGGAAGTAATTGCTG ATTGA
- the mettl5 gene encoding rRNA N(6)-adenosine-methyltransferase METTL5 isoform X3, with product MGKLKELESLLQRVDVFEQPKLLLEQYPTSPHIAAHMLYTIHTTFDDIESKLIGDLGCGCGVLSIGAAKLDAGLCVGFDIDEGALDIFSKNAEEFELANVNMVQCDICSLGTGKLSKTFDTIIMNPPFGTKHNKGMDMTFLRIALDMARTAVYSLHKTSTRNHIQKKAEEWKS from the exons ATGGGAAAGCTGAAAGAACTGGAGAGTTTACTGCAGCGAGTGGATGTGTTTGAACAGCCCAAACTGCTTCTCGAACAATACCCCACTAGCCCCCACATAGCAG CACATATGCTATATACAATACACACAACATTCGATGACATTGAGAGTAAGTTAATTGGAGATCTTGGATGTGGATGTGGAGTTCTGAGTATCGGAGCAGCTAAGCTAGATGCAGG ATTATGCGTGGGATTTGATATTGATGAAGGAGCACTTGACATATTTAGCAAAAATGCAGAGGAGTTTGAATTGGCCAATGTTAATATGGTTCAGTGTGATATCTGTTCTTTAGGGACTGGCAAATTATCAAAGACATTTGACACTATAATAATGAATCCACCATTTGGAACAAAGCACAATAAAG GTATGGACATGACATTCCTCAGAATTGCTTTAGATATGGCCAGAACAGCTGTGTATTCCCTGCACAAAACATCAACCAGAAAT CATATTCAGAAGAAGGCTGAAGAATGGAAGA GCTGA